The Cloeon dipterum chromosome X, ieCloDipt1.1, whole genome shotgun sequence genome includes a window with the following:
- the LOC135945704 gene encoding mitochondrial GTPase 1, with translation MSGVVSRSTPGFRRSFKVPNADALRWFPGHMDKGLKQIESKLSVVDCVIEVHDARVPLSSRNPNFRHTVLGNKPHLLVLNKKDLTDMRWQKEVDERLKSEHGISDVMYTCCKNDRDKNVDQVVPKAIELISQSPRFNREDSEEMNLMIIGVPNVGKSSLINRIRNKVLKKRNSNPVGAEPGITRSVMNRVKVSTSPQVFLYDTPGILSPNIKNAETGLRLALCACIKDHLIGIEVIADYLLYTLNKHGNFKYVEMMGLEGPTDNIGTLLTKGAMKMDKYEKRRSHEGYINRPHLSAAAEIFVRAFRDNKFGPLMLDSDLLTKNN, from the exons ATGTCTGGAGTAGTGTCCAGAAGTACTCCTGGTTTCAGGAGGAGTTTCAAAGTTCCAAACGCAGACGCACTGCGATGGTTCCCTGGTCACATGGATAAAg GTTTGAAGCAAATTGAAAGTAAGCTGAGCGTGGTAGACTGCGTCATTGAAGTTCACGACGCCAGG GTACCACTGTCAAGCCGAAACCCCAATTTCCGGCACACGGTTTTGGGCAATAAGCCGCATTTATTGGTCCTCAACAAGAAAGATCTGACCGACATGAGGTGGCAAAAAGAGGTGGATGAGCGTCTAAAGAGTGAGCATGGAATTTCAGACGTCATGTACACGTGCTGCAAGAACGACAGGGACAAGAACGTGGACCAGGTCGTGCCTAAAGCGATAGAATTGATTTCCCAATCGCCCAGGTTCAATAGGGAAGATTCTGAAGAGATGAACTTGATGATCATCGGCGTGCCAAACGTTGGCAAGTCGTCACTCATCAACAGAATCAGAAACAAAGTCTTGAAGAAGA GAAATTCGAATCCAGTGGGAGCAGAGCCAGGAATCACCAGGAGCGTGATGAATAGAGTCAAAGTGAGCACTTCACCGCAGGTGTTTCTCTACGACACTCCTGGTATCTTGTCGcctaatattaaaaacgcGGAGACTGGGCTTCGACTGGCCCTCTGCG CGTGCATCAAAGATCATCTAATTGGAATCGAAGTTATAGCAGACTACCTTCTGTACACTTTGAATAAACACGGCAACTTCAa GTACGTGGAGATGATGGGCCTTGAAGGTCCAACAGACAATATTGGCACATTGCTGACCAAAGGGGCTATGAAGATGGACAAATACGAAAAGCGGAGGAGTCACGAAG GATACATAAACCGTCCGCATTTGTCTGCTGCCGCTGAAATATTCGTCCGCGCCTTCCGAGATAATAAATTTGGGCCACTCATGCTGGACTCAGATCTGCTTACGAAAaacaactga